DNA sequence from the Asticcacaulis sp. AND118 genome:
CGCCAGATCGGCCGTCGACGTGGCGCTTTCCGCCGGTGAGAGTATTGCGGATATGCTTACTCAGATGAAGGAGAAGGCACTAGCCGCTTCCGACACGACGCTTTCCACGGTCAGTCGCGCCGCCCTGAACGAAGACTTCAAGGCGTTGCGCGACCAGATATCGAAGACGGTCAGCAATGCTGCGTTCAACGGTGTCAATCTGATCAGTAGCGGGGCGCCGAGCATCGCGCCCCTGGCCAATGCCGACGGTTCTTCGAAGCTGACGGTGGCGGCGCAGGATCTGAGCCTGACGGGCAGCAATATCACGCTGTCGGCCGGTTCAGGGTTCACCTCGTCCGTGGAGGCAAAGTCCATCGCCGACGCGGTGACCGTGTCAATCTCGAACGTTTCCGCGGCTCTCGGCCGTCTGGGGACGTCCTCGAAATCGCTGGAAGCGCACTCGCTGTTTGTGTCGAAACTGGTCGACTCAATGGAGGCGGGGATCGGTAATCTTGTCGATGCCGATCTTGCCAAGGAAAGTGCGAAGCTTCAGGCCTTGCAGACCAAGCAGCAGCTTGGCGTTCAGGCCCTGTCGATCGCCAACCAGGCGCCGGGTATCGTCACCCGCCTGTTCCAGTAAGTCGCGTAGTTACGCCGGAGCATCGATCCCTTTCGGATCGGCTCCGGCTTCTTTTTTTGTTCTTGGTCTCGTTTCCTGCCTTTAACTCCGCCGGTAAAATCTGCCGACCCGGCAGAAATTGCCGCAAACCGGCAAAAATTGCCGGGCCCGAAGCGTGGTTAAGGCATGTATAATGCTTGTTTTTCAGATAGATGTGCGATTTTTCCGTGATCGGAGCGCTGGCCCGCCGCTTGCAGTCATAACGGCAGGCAAAATGCCGCCGGACGACAAAATGTCTCCGGTTCATCTAGAAGAAGGACTAGACTCATGGCGCTGAACAGCGTGAATACCAATTTCGGGGCTATGGTTGCCCTGCAAAACCTCAACAAGACCAACTCCGACCTGCAAGTCACCCAGAACCGCATCAATACCGGTTTGAAGGTGGGTAGCGCTAAGGATAACGGTTCGGCCTATGCTATCGCGCAGGGTCAGCGTTCCGAAATCTCGGCTCTCAACGCGGTCCAGGAATCGCTTTCCCGCAACCAATCCGTCGTCGACGTGGCTCTGTCCGCGGGCGAGTCCATTTCCGATCAGCTCTCGCAGCTCAAGGAAAAGGCTCTGGCCGCTTCGGATACCACGCTCAACACGTCGAGCCGGAACGCGCTGAACGAAGACTTCAAGGCCATTCGCGACCAGATCGCCAAGACCGTGTCGAACGCTTCGTTCAACGGCGTCAACCTGCTCGATGGCTCGAAGGCGACGATCACGGCCCTGGCTAACGCCTCGGGTGGTGGTCTGACCGTTGCGGGCCAGAAGCTGACGGTCGGTGGCACCGGTTCCGCCATCACCCTGTCGGCTGCGGGTGAAATCGATACCCTCACCAAGGCCACTGCGGCTATCGCCACGTTGACGACCTCGATCAACAACGTGTCGGCTTCGCTGGCCAAGCTGGGTACGGCTTCCAAGTCGCTGTCCAATCACACGAGCTTCATCGGCAAGTTGCAAGACTCGCTCGAAGCCGGTGTCGGCAACATCGTGGACGCCGATCTGGCCAAGGAAAGCGCGAAACTGCAGGCCCTGCAAACCAAGCAACAGCTTGGCGTTCAGGCCCTGTCGATCGCGAACCAGTCGACTTCGACGGTTCTGAGCCTGTTCCGATAAGGAATGACGGGGGCGGGGCCTTCGGGTATCCGCCCCTTTTCTTTTCCGATCGTGGGCATGGCTCTGTTTCACGGTCATTAGCAGAGGGCGTGCCGGCGTAAAAGACGCCGCGCGTGATGCAGGAGATGATTACGAATGTTGTAAATGTGCCCGCCGTCACCGATCCCACTCAGGTCAAACCCGTAGAAACGGT
Encoded proteins:
- a CDS encoding flagellin, with translation MSNMSINTNYGAMVALQNLNKTNSDLQYTQNRINTGLKVAGAKDNGAVYAIATQQRADVASLGAVTDSLDRARSAVDVALSAGESIADMLTQMKEKALAASDTTLSTVSRAALNEDFKALRDQISKTVSNAAFNGVNLISSGAPSIAPLANADGSSKLTVAAQDLSLTGSNITLSAGSGFTSSVEAKSIADAVTVSISNVSAALGRLGTSSKSLEAHSLFVSKLVDSMEAGIGNLVDADLAKESAKLQALQTKQQLGVQALSIANQAPGIVTRLFQ
- a CDS encoding flagellin; the encoded protein is MALNSVNTNFGAMVALQNLNKTNSDLQVTQNRINTGLKVGSAKDNGSAYAIAQGQRSEISALNAVQESLSRNQSVVDVALSAGESISDQLSQLKEKALAASDTTLNTSSRNALNEDFKAIRDQIAKTVSNASFNGVNLLDGSKATITALANASGGGLTVAGQKLTVGGTGSAITLSAAGEIDTLTKATAAIATLTTSINNVSASLAKLGTASKSLSNHTSFIGKLQDSLEAGVGNIVDADLAKESAKLQALQTKQQLGVQALSIANQSTSTVLSLFR